In the Dysidea avara chromosome 14, odDysAvar1.4, whole genome shotgun sequence genome, ccagtcacaaataaagaAATGCTATATTCAAGTATAATTACTTCCAAGTGACGTGTTCCTTTAGCTTGAGAATTGCTCCAAGCATTCCTAGTTGTTTTCATTAAATGCAGTACATCAACCATGAAGTACACAAATTGTCCGGGTAGGGTTAAGTTTGGTGCCTTGTAAGTTATACACATCTTCTTGTACTTTTCTATCGAATGACAGGCAAAAAACTTCCTATTGCTACTGGCACCATCAGCAACCATACATATAACCTATAGAAAAGTGCATCATGATTTTCTAATAACTATATGCATCATATTTACCTCTAGCCCCACTAAAGACAGCATCTGAACTGCCTTCCATGTCATGTATACCAAATCATCAGCAGACACACCTATAAATAAAGCTTTAATGTGCtaactttgtatgtagaaattCACCTGCTGTAGGGAACTGAGCAATTGGAATATCCATTTTGAAGAATATTCCCCTCACCATCAGCACAAGCATATGCGTAGCCACAACCCTCTCCCTAATCTGTGTTCCTTGATTACACCTCCTCCTTAACTCTTCAAATCGTTCATCAAAAGTTTCTTCACCATAGTCAACAAAGCCAGTTATCTCTCCAGTTGTTTTATTGAATACTAAATCCTCCCTTATTTTCATTTCATCAAACGCTATTGTAACATACCTACACCATGTAATAAATCAAGTATAGTAACTCCATACAGTAAACCCACCTCTTCCATGGAGGCAATGTGTCAATCTTAAATTCCTCTCTCATGTAATTTAGTAGCTCAGCATTGAAGCCAGATTTGAGTTTCATCCAGTTGGTGTAATCCCTCAGCGTTCTTCTTGATGGTAATCGTATAAAGCCAGACTCTCTTATAATATCATACGTCTTGCCAGAGGTTAACATAATGTTGAGGCACCACCTTATGAAAAGTGGATGCCATCGCACACCATTCTTCTTAGCTCTGCAAGCAGCTGCCTAAATGATAGCAAATATATTAAGTCAATGGTGCTTGGTAATACAAACAGATGCATACATACCTGTTGTTCCCAAAAAATGCGCTTGAATTCATCTCTGACTGATTCAGCATTACTGCAGTCTTCTACCATCATTTGCAGGTCCTGGGCCAAGCCTTCATCTACTTCAACACTATCAATTTTAACCACCATCTCAAGTTTTGCTCTCAGTCGTTTCAGCTGTCTGTTTTTGTTGCGTATTGCTTTTCGGAGGGATTGCAGGTGAGCTCGCCTCTGAGGGGTGGTAAAGAACCTGATGTTCTTATTAGGATGTGGGCTACGTGGCTGTTTCTTGTGTCTGCATAATAAAACTCTCAAAGTATTACGGT is a window encoding:
- the LOC136244104 gene encoding uncharacterized protein, translating into MVVKIDSVEVDEGLAQDLQMMVEDCSNAESVRDEFKRIFWEQQAAACRAKKNGVRWHPLFIRWCLNIMLTSGKTYDIIRESGFIRLPSRRTLRDYTNWMKLKSGFNAELLNYMREEFKIDTLPPWKRYVTIAFDEMKIREDLVFNKTTGEITGFVDYGEETFDERFEELRRRCNQGTQIRERVVATHMLVLMVRGIFFKMDIPIAQFPTAGVSADDLVYMTWKAVQMLSLVGLEVICMVADGASSNRKFFACHSIEKYKKMCITYKAPNLTLPGQFVYFMVDVLHLMKTTRNAWSNSQAKGTRHLEWMSSFNSQTSDVYDT